The Labrenzia sp. CE80 genome window below encodes:
- the rplS gene encoding 50S ribosomal protein L19: protein MNIIEQLNAEEMAKIEEKRKLPEFSPGDTIKVNVRVTEGTRTRTQAYEGVCISRSGGGINESFTVRKISYGEGVERVFPIYSPMLEGVEVVRRGKVRRAKLYYLRDRRGKSARIVEATNARAKRLNEATRADAAAAKAVKAAEKQAEKDSAEAAAE, encoded by the coding sequence ATGAACATTATTGAACAGCTCAACGCCGAAGAAATGGCGAAGATCGAAGAGAAGCGCAAACTGCCGGAATTTTCTCCTGGCGACACGATCAAGGTCAACGTTCGCGTTACGGAAGGTACACGTACCCGTACGCAGGCTTACGAAGGTGTTTGCATCTCCCGTTCGGGTGGCGGCATCAACGAGAGCTTCACGGTTCGCAAAATCTCTTACGGCGAAGGTGTGGAACGTGTGTTCCCAATCTATTCCCCGATGCTTGAAGGCGTCGAAGTGGTTCGCCGCGGTAAGGTTCGTCGTGCGAAGCTCTACTACCTGCGCGACCGTCGCGGTAAATCTGCCCGTATCGTTGAAGCAACCAACGCTCGCGCGAAGCGCCTGAACGAAGCAACTCGTGCTGACGCAGCTGCCGCTAAGGCCGTCAAGGCTGCTGAGAAGCAGGCTGAGAAAGATTCGGCAGAAGCAGCAGCCGAATAA
- a CDS encoding antibiotic resistance protein VanZ, protein MPILRFKLPGFIQNRVDQHYLDVSLSRLLPLASLIVFGVLVGLVFNTGVGHPYDKVIHVGFYALLTLSIHTLFCCRLRISAVVAFVMGLVGEGVQAFVPHHQASLSDAVANGIGVAMVVAAIALIRSEEKQVIRSQPVELDLEGMGLEPFQSDSSSGRSSEK, encoded by the coding sequence GTGCCCATCCTGCGTTTCAAATTGCCCGGTTTCATTCAGAACCGCGTCGACCAACACTATCTCGACGTCTCTCTGAGCCGCCTGCTTCCGCTCGCCTCGTTGATTGTATTTGGCGTTCTGGTGGGACTGGTTTTCAACACTGGCGTAGGACACCCCTACGATAAGGTCATACACGTTGGATTTTATGCGCTTTTGACCCTGTCCATCCACACCCTGTTTTGTTGCAGGTTGCGGATTTCTGCTGTGGTTGCCTTTGTCATGGGGCTTGTTGGGGAAGGCGTACAGGCCTTCGTCCCCCATCACCAGGCATCTTTGTCAGATGCTGTCGCCAATGGAATTGGCGTTGCAATGGTCGTCGCCGCAATTGCGCTCATCCGTTCCGAGGAAAAACAGGTCATTCGCAGCCAGCCTGTCGAACTTGACCTCGAAGGCATGGGGCTTGAGCCCTTTCAATCAGACTCTTCTTCCGGACGCTCATCCGAGAAGTAA
- a CDS encoding HNH endonuclease has translation MTIAVTSGAHPALVLNADYRPLSYYPLSLWSWQDTVKAVFLDRVNIVSEYETAVRSPSFEFRLPSVVSLKTFVKPSRYPAFTRFNVFLRDRFQCQYCGTKDELTFDHLIPRSKGGLTTWENVITACSPCNLKKANKSCEQLNMWPMHMPFQPTIQDLHNNGRGFPPNYLHESWLDFLYWDTELEP, from the coding sequence GTGACGATTGCGGTTACGTCGGGTGCCCATCCGGCATTGGTACTGAATGCCGATTACCGGCCCTTGAGTTATTATCCCTTGTCCCTCTGGTCCTGGCAGGACACCGTAAAGGCTGTCTTTCTGGACCGGGTGAACATCGTTTCGGAATATGAAACCGCGGTTCGAAGTCCGAGCTTCGAATTTCGACTTCCGAGCGTCGTTTCCCTCAAGACATTTGTCAAACCCAGCAGATACCCCGCCTTTACCCGCTTCAACGTATTTCTCCGCGACAGATTTCAGTGCCAATATTGCGGTACGAAGGATGAGCTTACCTTCGATCACCTGATCCCCCGCTCCAAAGGCGGTTTGACCACCTGGGAGAATGTGATTACCGCTTGTTCGCCGTGTAATCTGAAGAAGGCCAACAAGTCCTGTGAACAGCTGAACATGTGGCCGATGCACATGCCTTTTCAGCCAACCATCCAGGATCTGCACAACAACGGTCGGGGTTTCCCGCCAAATTACCTGCATGAGAGCTGGCTCGACTTCCTGTATTGGGACACAGAGCTCGAGCCTTAG
- a CDS encoding pilus assembly protein, with product MFMAFSRQIARSSQKLADDTRGAILPIFAVMSLVVVVIAGAGIDYGRAINDREIMVNALDASALAVAAELSTSIMTDDEIGEMLEEVFAANLTSLGLSEAAVANMDFTVDPDEGVVSVSTTISVPTYFVGLGGIGPDSIDVASSTEVNYSKFDVELALILDVTGSMGRDSSDIAALRDAAEELVETLISEDTSESDSKVRISIVPYSQGVNLGSYADDVTDGIAGSGNCVTERPGAERFTDAIYNYDDDESLFFKGPGDQLYRNGELKDDAFGESCSDQELLPLTSDRDDLLERIADLKADNGTAGQTGIAWGWYTLSPNWSSLWPADSAPAQYDDDDVLKFAIVMTDGDFNNYFDEVETTSIEEGDCEWTKVSRKNGGYKWKYICSEIEVTEDIWTEYYDDDADISDESAVRGLEFCEQMANNNIEVFTIYFETTGSDYGEELMEQCASEDSNFYSADSQDELINAFGNIAKKIQSIYLAK from the coding sequence ATGTTCATGGCCTTTTCCAGACAGATTGCCCGCAGCTCTCAAAAACTTGCCGATGATACCCGCGGTGCAATCCTGCCAATCTTTGCCGTAATGAGCCTTGTGGTCGTCGTGATTGCAGGAGCGGGCATTGACTATGGGCGCGCGATCAACGATCGCGAGATTATGGTCAATGCACTGGATGCATCGGCCCTTGCCGTCGCGGCTGAGCTTTCAACCTCAATCATGACCGATGATGAGATCGGCGAGATGCTGGAAGAGGTGTTTGCGGCCAACTTGACTTCATTGGGCCTGAGTGAAGCTGCTGTCGCCAATATGGATTTTACCGTTGATCCGGACGAGGGTGTCGTCTCTGTATCCACGACGATCTCGGTGCCGACATATTTTGTCGGGCTTGGCGGGATCGGGCCGGACTCAATTGATGTGGCGTCATCGACAGAAGTGAACTACTCGAAATTCGATGTTGAACTTGCGTTGATCCTCGATGTGACGGGGTCGATGGGACGTGATTCTTCGGATATCGCAGCTTTGCGTGATGCTGCGGAAGAATTGGTGGAAACGCTCATTTCGGAGGACACATCTGAATCTGATAGCAAGGTTCGGATTTCTATTGTTCCATACTCGCAAGGTGTCAATTTGGGATCCTACGCCGATGATGTAACAGACGGAATTGCAGGGTCCGGAAACTGTGTGACTGAACGCCCAGGTGCGGAACGATTTACAGACGCAATCTATAACTACGACGATGATGAATCTTTGTTTTTTAAAGGTCCGGGCGACCAGCTGTACCGGAATGGCGAGCTGAAAGATGATGCATTTGGCGAGTCTTGTTCGGATCAAGAACTGCTTCCTCTGACCTCAGATCGCGACGATTTATTGGAGAGAATAGCTGACCTGAAAGCGGACAACGGTACGGCGGGTCAGACCGGTATCGCATGGGGTTGGTATACACTTTCTCCAAATTGGAGTTCACTCTGGCCAGCTGACAGTGCGCCAGCTCAGTATGACGATGATGATGTCCTAAAGTTTGCTATCGTTATGACGGACGGTGATTTTAATAACTATTTCGATGAAGTAGAAACTACAAGTATTGAAGAAGGTGATTGTGAATGGACTAAAGTCTCAAGAAAAAATGGTGGGTATAAATGGAAATATATATGCTCTGAAATCGAGGTAACGGAAGATATTTGGACTGAATACTATGACGATGACGCGGATATTTCTGATGAATCTGCGGTTCGTGGTCTGGAATTTTGCGAACAGATGGCGAATAATAATATTGAGGTATTTACAATCTATTTTGAAACGACCGGATCGGACTATGGAGAAGAATTGATGGAGCAATGTGCTTCTGAAGATAGCAATTTTTACTCAGCCGATTCTCAAGACGAACTAATCAACGCATTCGGCAACATCGCAAAGAAAATTCAGTCGATCTACCTGGCAAAATAA
- the leuC gene encoding 3-isopropylmalate dehydratase large subunit codes for MTKARTLYDKIWDDHLVDMQDDGTGLLYIDRHLVHEVTSPQAFEGLRMTGRKVRQPQKTLAVVDHNVPTTDRSLPNPDPESVTQIAALADNTREFGIEYYDAYDKRQGVVHIVGPEQGFTLPGMTIVCGDSHTSTHGAFGALAHGIGTSEVEHVLATQTLIQKKAKNMLIQVDGKLPEGVTAKDIILAIIGEIGTAGGTGYVMEYAGEAIQSLSMEGRMTICNMSIEGGARAGLIAPDETTFEYIKGRPKAPTGEAWDMAVEYWKSLRSDEGAHFDKVVTLDAANLPPIVTWGSSPEDVTSVTSVVPDPDEIEDENTRKSKWRALEYMGLEPGTKITDIPVDRVFIGSCTNGRIEDLRAAAAMVGDRKVSDHVNAMVVPGSGLVKEQAEAEGLDKIFKDAGFEWREPGCSMCLAMNADKLKPGERCASTSNRNFEGRQGFKGRTHLVSPAMAAAAAIQGHFVDIRDWPTS; via the coding sequence ATGACTAAAGCCAGGACGCTTTACGACAAGATCTGGGACGACCATCTGGTCGACATGCAGGACGACGGAACGGGCCTGCTCTATATTGACCGCCATCTCGTTCACGAAGTGACCAGCCCACAGGCCTTCGAGGGCCTGCGAATGACTGGCCGCAAGGTGCGTCAGCCGCAGAAGACGCTGGCAGTCGTTGATCACAATGTGCCGACAACGGATCGCAGCCTGCCCAATCCGGACCCTGAGAGCGTGACCCAGATTGCGGCTCTTGCGGATAACACCCGCGAGTTTGGCATCGAGTATTACGACGCCTACGACAAGCGCCAAGGCGTCGTGCATATTGTTGGGCCGGAACAGGGCTTCACCCTGCCGGGCATGACGATTGTCTGTGGTGACAGCCATACGTCGACCCATGGTGCATTTGGTGCACTGGCACACGGCATCGGTACGTCTGAAGTCGAGCACGTCCTCGCAACGCAGACGCTGATCCAGAAAAAAGCCAAGAACATGCTGATCCAGGTGGATGGCAAGCTTCCCGAAGGCGTGACTGCCAAGGATATCATCCTTGCGATTATTGGCGAGATCGGGACTGCGGGTGGCACCGGTTACGTGATGGAATATGCGGGCGAAGCGATTCAGTCGCTGTCAATGGAAGGTCGGATGACCATCTGCAACATGTCGATCGAGGGTGGTGCACGCGCTGGTCTGATTGCCCCTGACGAGACGACTTTCGAATACATCAAGGGACGTCCGAAGGCGCCAACGGGCGAAGCCTGGGATATGGCCGTTGAATACTGGAAGAGCCTCCGCTCGGACGAAGGTGCCCATTTCGACAAGGTCGTGACGCTGGATGCCGCCAATTTACCGCCGATTGTTACCTGGGGATCTTCGCCTGAGGATGTAACTTCGGTCACGAGCGTTGTGCCTGATCCGGATGAGATTGAAGACGAAAACACCCGCAAGTCGAAGTGGCGTGCCTTGGAATACATGGGACTGGAGCCGGGAACCAAGATCACTGACATTCCGGTCGACCGTGTGTTCATCGGCTCTTGCACCAATGGACGGATCGAGGATCTGCGCGCTGCTGCTGCGATGGTCGGTGATCGCAAGGTAAGTGATCATGTAAATGCGATGGTCGTTCCAGGCTCTGGTCTCGTTAAGGAACAAGCCGAAGCCGAAGGCCTGGACAAGATCTTCAAGGATGCCGGTTTTGAGTGGCGTGAGCCAGGTTGCTCCATGTGCCTTGCGATGAATGCGGACAAGCTGAAGCCGGGTGAACGTTGTGCCTCAACGTCGAACCGCAACTTCGAAGGCCGTCAGGGCTTTAAGGGCCGGACACATCTCGTGTCGCCTGCCATGGCGGCTGCGGCTGCGATTCAGGGTCATTTCGTCGACATTCGCGATTGGCCGACGTCGTGA
- the rimM gene encoding ribosome maturation factor RimM (Essential for efficient processing of 16S rRNA) codes for MGDVDKDMVLMARIGAAHGIRGEVRVKAFGDDPLSFTDYGPLVTKDGKRTFEVLRARVQKTVVVTQFGGIKDRNQAEELNGLELYISRDQLPDPEEDEFYYSDLTGLSVLEANGEMLGKLVAVQDFGAGDLLEIRPARGKTFYVPFTKAFVPGIDLEAGEISVDLPADYFSDERPEEESD; via the coding sequence ATGGGTGATGTCGACAAGGACATGGTCCTCATGGCCCGCATCGGCGCGGCCCATGGCATTCGCGGGGAAGTGCGGGTCAAAGCCTTTGGCGATGACCCGCTTTCCTTCACCGACTACGGACCATTGGTCACGAAGGATGGCAAGCGGACTTTCGAAGTCTTGCGGGCGCGGGTGCAGAAAACAGTCGTTGTGACCCAGTTCGGGGGGATCAAGGACCGGAACCAGGCCGAAGAGCTGAATGGTCTGGAGCTCTATATCTCCAGGGACCAGCTGCCGGACCCGGAAGAAGACGAATTCTACTATTCGGACCTCACCGGTCTTTCCGTTCTCGAGGCGAATGGAGAGATGCTCGGCAAGCTCGTGGCTGTTCAGGATTTCGGCGCAGGAGATCTGCTGGAAATTCGGCCTGCACGCGGGAAGACCTTTTACGTGCCCTTTACCAAGGCATTTGTTCCGGGCATCGATCTTGAGGCTGGAGAGATCTCGGTGGATTTGCCTGCAGATTACTTCTCGGATGAGCGTCCGGAAGAAGAGTCTGATTGA
- the trmD gene encoding tRNA (guanosine(37)-N1)-methyltransferase TrmD gives MTFKASILTLYPEMFPGPLGHSLSGRALENGLWELEARQIRDVATDKHRSVDDTPSGGGAGMVLRADILAKAIDTAAPADDPRPRILMSPRGRPLTQQRAHELAEGPGAIIVCGRFEGVDQRVIDARDLEEISIGDYILSGGEIGAITMLDAVVRLIPGVMGNMESAATESFETGLLEHPQYTRPADFEGHRIPDVLTSGNHKKIAEWQHGQAKDLTRERRPDLWQRYISKDSND, from the coding sequence ATGACATTCAAGGCAAGTATCCTGACGCTTTATCCTGAAATGTTTCCTGGTCCTTTGGGACACAGCCTGTCAGGACGGGCGTTGGAAAATGGGCTCTGGGAGCTGGAAGCCCGGCAAATACGCGATGTTGCGACCGACAAGCACAGATCCGTGGATGACACACCTTCGGGCGGTGGCGCCGGAATGGTTCTGCGTGCGGATATTCTGGCGAAGGCGATCGATACTGCAGCGCCAGCGGATGATCCGCGTCCAAGGATCCTCATGAGTCCGCGCGGCCGGCCTCTTACCCAGCAGCGGGCTCACGAACTGGCTGAAGGGCCTGGTGCGATTATCGTATGCGGGCGATTTGAGGGGGTCGACCAGCGCGTAATTGATGCGCGAGATCTCGAGGAAATTTCGATCGGTGACTACATTCTTTCGGGCGGTGAAATCGGCGCCATCACCATGTTGGATGCCGTCGTCCGCTTGATACCGGGCGTCATGGGCAACATGGAAAGTGCGGCGACGGAGAGCTTTGAAACTGGCCTACTAGAGCATCCGCAATATACAAGGCCGGCAGACTTCGAAGGCCATCGCATTCCGGACGTTCTGACCTCGGGTAACCACAAGAAGATTGCAGAATGGCAACATGGGCAGGCCAAAGATCTGACCCGGGAACGCCGTCCGGACTTGTGGCAGCGCTATATCTCGAAGGATTCAAACGACTAA